The Populus nigra chromosome 19, ddPopNigr1.1, whole genome shotgun sequence genome includes a window with the following:
- the LOC133680664 gene encoding uncharacterized protein LOC133680664 → MVNTLSLYKPLLQGLMKLAGVTPRAVEIEPGTVIHFWIPSETTTTNKPAVVFLHGFGFDGILTWQFQVLALAKKYAVYVPDLLFFGDSITDKTERSPAFQAECMAKGLRKLRVEKCTLVGLSYGGFVGFKMAEMFPNLVDSMVITCSVMALTESIACAGLQRIGFSSWADYLIPETVEGVKKLLDVAFYKLPWIPDFVYRHILEALYFDHKKERHELLEALIVKDKDFTVPRFTQSQRIYLLWGVDDIIFDKEEVRNLKELLEGKATVHCIERAGHLVELERPFAYNRQLKQILASLYEDGKEN, encoded by the exons ATGGTGAACACTTTGTCATTGTACAAGCCCTTGTTGCAAGGCTTAATGAAGCTAGCTGGGGTCACACCCCGAGCAGTAGAGATCGAGCCAGGGACAGTCATCCATTTCTGGATCCCGAGTGAAACCACTACCACGAATAAACCTGCAGTGGTGTTTCTTCATGGATTTGGTTTTGATGGGATTTTGACATGGCAATTTCAGGTGCTAGCTTTGGCCAAGAAGTACGCAGTTTATGTTCCCGATCTCCTCTTCTTTGGTGATTCAATCACCGATAAAACTGAACGGTCACCGGCTTTTCAAGCAGAATGCATGGCTAAGGGTCTAAGGAAGCTTCGCGTCGAGAAGTGCACCTTGGTTGGATTGAGCTATGGAGGGTTTGTTGGTTTCAAGATGGCTGAGATGTTCCCTAATTTGGTTGATTCAATGGTGATAACTTGTTCAGTTATGGCCTTGACTGAGTCCATCGCTTGTGCTGGCCTGCAAAGAATTGGCTTCTCATCGTGGGCAGATTATTTGATTCCTGAAACGGTCGAGGGCGTGAAGAAACTGCTAGACGTTGCTTTCTACAAGCTGCCATGGATACCTGATTTTGTCTACAGACACATTTTGGAG GCCTTGTATTTCGACCACAAGAAGGAAAGGCATGAACTTTTAGAGGCGTTAATTGTGAAGGACAAGGATTTCACTGTCCCTCGTTTTACACAG TCGCAGAGGATATATCTCTTGTGGGGAGTAGATGACATCATTTTCGACAAGGAAGAAGTTCGCAACTTGAAAGA GCTATTAGAAGGCAAAGCAACGGTGCACTGCATCGAGAGGGCAGGTCACTTGGTGGAATTGGAGCGACCCTTTGCCTACAATAGGCAACTCAAGCAAATTCTTGCTTCTTTATATGAAGATGGGAAGGAAAATTAG
- the LOC133680617 gene encoding uncharacterized protein LOC133680617 yields the protein MVNSIAIYTSFLRAILGLAGVRPQSVEIEPGTIVHIWAPSETAKKTNNLKQAENKPSKPAVVFLHGFGFNGILSWQFQVLALAKEYSVYVPDFLFFGGSITDRTERSPAFQAECMAKCLRKLGVEKCTLVGLSYGGMVGFKMAEMFPDLVDSFVVSCSVMALTESISRASLERIGFPSWVKHLVPDTVEGVKKIVDVSTYKSLWMPHFLYKDVFETAYNINRKERVELLDALIVKDKGFSLTSYPQNTARRIHLLWGEEDIIFNMEVARNLQEKLLAGKAPLHYIEKAGHAVPLERPFAYNRQLKKILVSLCMENKNQKHCDGLIPVSQLLSVLFIFELGMEI from the exons ATGGTGAACAGTATAGCCATTTACACGTCCTTCTTGCGTGCCATATTAGGGCTAGCCGGAGTGAGACCCCAGTCAGTGGAGATTGAGCCAGGAACAATCGTGCACATATGGGCTCCAAGTGAAACTGCAAAGAAGACCAACAACCTCAAACAAGCCGAGAACAAACCGAGCAAACCTGCTGTGGTGTTTCTTCATGGTTTTGGATTTAATGGCATTCTAAGTTGGCAATTTCAGGTGCTAGCATTGGCTAAAGAGTACTCAGTTTACGTGCCAGATTTCCTCTTCTTTGGAGGCTCAATCACCGATAGAACTGAGCGGTCACCAGCTTTTCAAGCAGAATGCATGGCTAAGTGTCTAAGGAAGCTCGGTGTAGAGAAGTGTACCTTGGTTGGATTGAGCTATGGAGGGATGGTGGGGTTCAAGATGGCTGAGATGTTCCCTGACTTGGTCGATTCCTTCGTTGTGAGCTGCTCTGTTATGGCCTTGACAGAGTCCATTAGTCGTGCTAGCCTTGAGAGAATTGGCTTCCCATCGTGGGTAAAACATTTGGTTCCTGACACAGTCGAAGGTGTGAAAAAAATTGTAGACGTTTCCACCTACAAATCTCTGTGGATGCCTCACTTTTTATACAAAGATGTTTTCGAG ACCGCATATAATATCAACAGGAAGGAAAGAGTAGAGCTTCTGGACGCACTCATCGTGAAGGACAAGGGCTTCAGCCTCACTTCTTACCCACAG AATACGGCGAGGAGGATACATCTCTTATGGGGAGAGGAAGACATAATTTTCAACATGGAAGTCGCTCGCAATTTGCAAGA GAAATTACTAGCTGGAAAAGCACCATTGCATTACATAGAGAAGGCAGGCCATGCGGTTCCATTGGAACGCCCATTTGCCTACAACAGGCAACTAAAGAAAATTCTTGTCTCTCTTTGCATGgagaataaaaaccaaaaacattgcGACGGCCTTATACCCGTCTCGCAATTATTGTCTGTCTTATTTATTTTCGAGTTGGGTATGGAGATTTGA
- the LOC133680618 gene encoding uncharacterized protein LOC133680618, which produces MGKSLAMYMSLLRVLLRLVGVRSQVVEIEPGTLVHFWAPAENPNKTKIHNQAKRKPAVVFLHGFGFNGISTWQFQMLALAKDYAIYVPDFLFFGGSITDKTERSPAFQAECMAKGLKKLGVEKCTLVGLSYGGMVGFKMAEMYPDLVDSMVVTCSVMALTESITRAALERIGFSSWAEVLIPETFEGVKKIAELCTYKSLAMPDFFYRDIFQDMFINHKKERVELLEALQVKDKDFYIPHYPQAQSIHLLWGEEDVFFTMEIACNLKERLLGGKATLHYVEKAGHVVPSERPCAYNRQLKKILASLYAN; this is translated from the exons atggGGAAAAGCTTAGCAATGTACATGTCCTTGTTGCGTGTCCTATTAAGGCTAGTCGGCGTGAGATCCCAAGTAGTAGAGATCGAACCAGGGACGCTCGTCCACTTTTGGGCGCCAGCTGAAAACCCAAATAAGACCAAAATCCACAACCAAGCCAAGAGAAAACCTGCTGTGGTGTTTCTTCATGGTTTTGGATTTAATGGGATTTCAACATGGCAATTTCAGATGCTAGCTCTGGCCAAGGACTATGCTATTTATGTTCCAGATTTCCTCTTCTTTGGGGGCTCAATCACTGATAAAACGGAGCGGTCACCGGCTTTTCAAGCAGAATGTATGGCCAAGGGTCTAAAGAAGCTTGGTGTGGAGAAGTGTACTTTGGTTGGGTTAAGCTATGGAGGAATGGTTGGCTTCAAGATGGCTGAGATGTACCCTGACTTGGTTGATTCAATGGTTGTGACTTGCTCTGTTATGGCCTTGACTGAGTCCATCACTCGTGCCGCCCTAGAAAGAATCGGCTTCTCATCATGGGCAGAAGTCTTAATTCCTGAAACATTTGAAGGTGTGAAAAAAATTGCAGAACTTTGTACCTACAAGTCCTTAGCGATGCCTGATTTTTTCTACAGAGACATTTTCCAG GACATGTTTATAAATCACAAGAAGGAGAGAGTTGAACTTCTGGAGGCACTTCAAGTGAAGGACAAGGACTTCTACATCCCTCATTACCCACAAGCACAGAGCATACATCTCTTATGGGGCGAGGAGGACGTATTTTTCACCATGGAAATCGCATGCAACTTGAAAGA GAGACTACTAGGGGGCAAAGCGACGTTGCATTACGTAGAGAAGGCAGGGCATGTGGTTCCATCGGAACGACCGTGCGCTTACAACAGGCAACTGAAGAAAATCCTTGCCTCTTTGTATGCAAATTGA
- the LOC133680620 gene encoding protein RADIALIS-like 4 isoform X1 gives MSSSYQASRNSRSAWTPRENKLFEKALALFDKDTPDRWQNIAKAVGGMKSAEEVKKHYEILIEDLHHIESGRIPIPKYKSSGSCNNTNEEESEVQDSDRLPIYHPEGKFVESGCSYHHEMNSVSLSFSAL, from the exons ATGTCTTCAAGCTATCAAGCTTCCAGAAATTCTAGATCCGCTTGGACACCAAGGGAAAACAAACTGTTTGAGAAGGCACTAGCCTTGTTTGATAAGGACACACCGGACAGGTGGCAAAATATAGCCAAAGCTGTTGGTGGTATGAAATCTGCCGAGGAAGTGAAGAAACACTATGAAATCCTTATTGAGGATCTTCATCATATCGAGTCTGGCCGCATTCCTATTCCTAAGTACAAGTCTAGTGGAAGCTGCAACAACACAAACGAAGAAGAAAG TGAAGTCCAAGACTCGGACAGGCTACCTATTTATCATCCTGAAGGCAAGTTTGTGGAAAGTGGATGCTCCTATCATCATGAGATGAACTCTGTTTCTTTGTCCTTCTCTGCACTATGA
- the LOC133680620 gene encoding protein RADIALIS-like 4 isoform X2 codes for MSSSYQASRNSRSAWTPRENKLFEKALALFDKDTPDRWQNIAKAVGGMKSAEEVKKHYEILIEDLHHIESGRIPIPKYKSSGSCNNTNEEERLLKYLNLQ; via the exons ATGTCTTCAAGCTATCAAGCTTCCAGAAATTCTAGATCCGCTTGGACACCAAGGGAAAACAAACTGTTTGAGAAGGCACTAGCCTTGTTTGATAAGGACACACCGGACAGGTGGCAAAATATAGCCAAAGCTGTTGGTGGTATGAAATCTGCCGAGGAAGTGAAGAAACACTATGAAATCCTTATTGAGGATCTTCATCATATCGAGTCTGGCCGCATTCCTATTCCTAAGTACAAGTCTAGTGGAAGCTGCAACAACACAAACGAAGAAGAAAG GCTTCTGAAGTATCTCAACCTGCAGTGA